The Candidatus Goldiibacteriota bacterium HGW-Goldbacteria-1 DNA segment ACAGCCGCTTCCGCCATAATATACCCTTCTAAAGGAGCGGTCTCATCAAGGGGGTCTTTATGTGGACCTATGAAATTACCCTGCTGATAATACTCAAACTGCCCCCACCTTACAACTTTCTTGCCTAAAGATACATGTGTCCCGTCTTCTTCGCCATACATTATATACAGCTCATCGACCTGCTGTTTAAAAGTATTATCGTTCATCACAGTGCCAAGGGATCCATCAAACTGCCTTTGCCTTAAAATAAGATTTACCTCTTTATCATACACAGCTTTAAATAAAAACAACTCCGCATTATACTTATATTCAACTTTGCCTCTGACAAAAAGAGAATACGACTGAAACATAGAATTGTTTCTGTCTGCAGTTATTGAAATATTAGGCCAAAGGTCAACATCGCAGGATAATCCGGGCATAGCAGCAGAAAGTTTTTGTCCTGTATTTGTGCCTATAACGAAATCTTCGGCATGTACACCTATACACAAAAACATAAAGACAAATATAAAAATATTTTTTCTCATTGTATTCCCCGTCCCTTCAACGCGCTCTCCTAATTATGCAGCTTTCTTTATCATCTCACAAACGCTTTATCAGATCAACTTTAAGCGGCTTTTTAACTACAAATGAATTCTTTAGTACTTTGATACATCATAAATTATTTAGTATTTTAAAAACGAGGCGTAATGTATTACGCCTCTACGCTAGAAAGTAAAACAGATAAATATAAACTATGGACCTTTTAATTTTTTACCCGGGCTGCAGAGCTGCTGTACGCGCAAAGCGCGCCGAGCTGCCTTTATCAGATCTTAGCAAGCCCCGCGTATTTTGCTGAAAGCTCTTTTCTCCCGTTCTTTTTAAACATTACAGTTATCCTGTAATCATCCCCATAGGGCTCTATTTTGGTGATAATTCCTTCACCCATCTTTATGTGACTGACCTTGTCCCCCGGTTCCAGCTGCATTACCGCAGGCTCCGCGTCCGTTGCTTCGTAATTGGGCTGCGCGTCTATTCCCATGTCATGCACAGCGCCGGATAATTTTTCATCCAGCTGCTTAGCAGGCGGCCTGCCTTTGTGATGCAGGTATTCTTCGGGAATCTCGTTTATAAACCTTGATATCGCCCCAAGCGTCCTGGCACCAAACTGCCTGCGCGAAATTGCGGAGAGCAGGTAAAGCCTTTTTCTTGCGCGGGTAATACCCACATATGCAAGCCGGCGTTCTTCTTCTATTCCGCCCTCTTCTTCTATGCAGTTCTTATGCGGAAATATTTTTTCATCCATACCCGCTATGAACACATTGTCAAATTCAAGGCCTTTGGCGCTGTGAATTGTCATAAGCGTCACGGCATCGGCATTTTCGTCAAGTTTATCAACTTCGGATATAAGCGCCACCTGGGATAAAAAGTCTTCCAGTGTCGCGTCTTTTTTCTCTTCTTCAAATTCCGCCACAGCAGAGACAAGTTCCTTAACGTTTTCTATTCTTTCCTTTGCTTTGGGGTTCTGGTCATTTTCCCAAAAAGAAATATACCCTGTGCCGGTCAGAATTTCCGCCATAAGGTCCCTTAACTTCATATTGTTCCTGTTTATCGCAAGCCCTGTTAAAAGCGCATGCAGCTGCGAGCACGACTGTTTTACCATAGGCTTAATATTTTCCGTTTCCTGTGTCCTTCCAAGGGCTTCAAGAAGGGTTATGTCATTCTGAAAAGCAAACTGTTCCACTTTTTCCACCGTGGTGTCGCTGATGCCGCGCGGCGGTACGTTGACTATCCTTTTAAAACTTATTACATCACGCGGATTGGCAATTATCCTCATGTATGACAGCATGTCTTTTATTTCCATCCTGCCGTAAAAACTGAATCCGCCGACAAGCTTATACGGAAGCCCGGCGCGCCTTAACCTGTCTTCAATGGAACGTGACTGCGCGTTGGTGCGGTAAAATATCGCTATGTCCTTTAAATCCGCGCCGTGCAGACGCATCAGTTTGTCTATTTCATTAAGGATGGCTTCGCCTTCCATGACTTCGTCATCCACGTAATAGAAAATTATCTTTTCGCCCTTGTCGTTATCTGTCCACATCTCTTTTTCTTTTCTGTCGGAGTTATTCTGAATCACCTTATGCGCGGCTTTCAGGATAGTCTGTGTGGAACGGTAATTGCGCTCTAACCTTATTACCTTTGCATCAGGGTAATCTTCTTCAAAATTGAGAATATTTGTAATATCCGCGCCGCGAAAGCGGTAAATAGACTGGTCATCGTCGCCCACCACGCATATATTTTTATATTTGGACGCCATCATTGAAATAAGCATGTACTGCGCGTGGTTAATGTCCTGATACTCGTCTATCATTATGTATTGAAACTGCTCCCTGTATTTTTCAAGGACAGCAGGGTTATTGTTAAAAAGGTCCAGCGGTTTCCATATAAGGTCGTCAAAATCCATTGAATTGTTGCGTTTAAGCCTTTTCTCGTAAATTTCATATATCCTTGCAACCATGCCTTTTTCATATTCCGTGCCGTAATCATTCATGTATTCCGCGGGGGTAATAAGGGAATTTTTAGCGTCCTGAATGTAACGCATGCAGTCATATACTTTCATTTCCTTGTCAGACACCTTGGCGTCGTGCATGCACTCTTTTAAAAGGCGCTCCCTGTCTTCCTGGTCATATATGGTGAAGTTTTTGTCATAACCTAAAAGCTCCGCGTGCAGCCTTAAAACACGCACCCCAAAAGAATGAAACGTACTCATCCATACTTTATCAACTTTTTTGCCCGCGACTTTTCTGGCCCTTGATTTCATTTCCTGCGCGGCTTTATTGGTAAACGTAACGCACAGGATATTTTCAGGGGATACATTATGTTCGGATAAAAGCCAGGCAAGCCTGTATGTTATAACACGCGTTTTGCCGCTGCCGGCGCCTGCAAGTATTAAAAGCGGCCCTTCTTTGTGCATAACGGCCTGCACCTGTTCTTCATTTAAGAGTTCACGAAGTTCCAATTATTTCTCCTGTATGATTTCATATGTGATTTTCTAAATATCAACGCAACATTTTACCACGCAAGAAATAAATGGCAAGGTATATGTAATAGAAAAAACAATATTTTTTTACGTACTACTAAATGATTTGTTTAATCCGGTATTTTTTGTTACTCTTAATAACGCTTAAGAAAGCAAACCGATAAATTTATAAGGAGTTTCATGTTCTGCCCAAACTGCAAGCGCAAGCATAAAGCACACCTGTCAGTATGCCCTTACTGCAGCAAATTATCCGCTGACAATACAGGAGATTTTCCCACGGTTTTTTTTGCTGTGGTTAAAAGCCAGCCTGAAGAGGACATACTTATAAACGCGCTTAAAAAAAGTAATATTGAATGCGTTTCAAGATTAAGCTATTCAAACATAAATAGGCCCCATATACAAAACATCAACGCCGCAGGGTCAAGGGTATTTTTGGAAGATAATTTTTTCGCAAAGGAAATACTTATTAATAAGACCAAACTAGAAAAAGCAAAAAAGATATTAAAGAAACTTCACGAGGAAACCGGCTTGGGTTGATTGACGAGCATCTAATTTCGGATTTGGCTTTTTAATTAATAAGTTTATGCCTATATGATTTATTTTCTTTTTTCGCTTCCACTTCAAAAGAACCGTCGCTCATCTTAACCCTGGTAAGAAGCGGAGTATCAATAATTAATTTATTTCTCCTGTTTAAATATATGATTTTATATAAGACCGAGACGCAATATATTGCGTCTCTACATTAAAGACCCAAACCCATCCAATAAAAACCAAAAACTCCCAACCCTAATTTGCCAGTTTAATGGCGGTGGAGATTCCTGCCAGGTCGTGGGTGTTTAAGACGCGCTTGCCGCTGTCGGCTTTTCTTGCCAGCCTGCCTAAAAATGTGCCGCAGCCCAGTTCCACAAATGTATTAATGCAGTTTTTCATCATGTTGTGTATTATCAGGTCATTCCTTGACGGCAGATACAGATAATTAAACAAAGACTGCTTAATTTCAGCGGCGTTATCGTACATATCCCCTTTTACCTGGCTGTACATTTTAAACGCGGGTTTATCCACTTTTATTACTTCGTTTTTAATTGCTTCGCCGAATTCAGCGGTTAACTTATCCGCGGCTTCCTTAAATAAATAAAGGCCGGACAACTCTTCATAAGGCAGGTCAATCACAGAGCCGCCCAGTTTTTTAAATGCCTCTATCACTTTTTCTTTTAATTTTGATTCCACCGCCACCGTGGCGCTGTCAGAAGAGTTATATGAAGTAATGCCGCATTTTACCGCCCTGTTTATTTCCCCGCACACCTGCGCGGTCTTGCCGGTATCAAGGGTATTAATAAGCAGCTGCGAAAACTGCGCGGAGCCAAGCGCCTCTTTGAACAGGATATTTTTTCTGTAAATAAACGCCATGGCGTCTTCAAATTCAAATGTGCCTGCGCACGCATGCGCGATAAGTTCCCCGGAGCGGAATCCCATTATCTGTTCCGGGGTCACCTTTTTTTCCTTTAACACTTCAAACATTCCCGCCTGATACGCGCCGTTAAATATTGTCCCGTTTTCAGGTTTCTGCAGCTCTTCCTGCGGCCCGATAAACGCAAGTTTGTTAATCTTTACGTCGGGCATCTTTTTTTCCACACGGTCAAAGAACTGCCGCATGGCCCACATGCTGTCATATACCTTGCGCCCCGCGCCAACGTACTGATAACCGGCAGCGGTAAACAGGTATCCTATGGCTGCCATTTTATTTACCGGCTCTTTTTTTCTTTTTAATCACCAGCATCCCGTAGTTGCCAAAAGGAAGGTTAATTTTTTCAAGCAGATCGTCAACCCACTGCACATAGTGGGCAAACCTTAAAGGAAGGAACAAGGAGTATTTGACCGAGATTTCAATGTTATCTATTTCATTAAGCAGGTTTTTTTCGCATAGTTTTATAAGTTCGCCGCCTGTAAAAAATTTGGCATCCGTATACAGCCCTTCCCTGTTGAACTGCCTTAAAAGATTGGTGACCCCTGTCCTGTTAAGAAAACCAATCCCCACTTTCCCGCGGGACACCCTAAACGCCTCTAAAAGCGCCTTTGATTTATCGTCCACATATTCAAACGTGGTCATGAATATTACGGAATCAAAACTTGCAGTTTCAAACGGCAGATTTTCGGCAAAACCGGTTATTACCCTTTTACCGTCTATTCCTTCTTTTTGCCTTGCAAGCTTATTTAATTCTTCCACCGGCTCTATGCCTGTCGGTTCAAGCCCCAGTTCCTGCAGATACCTTAAATGCCTGCCCGTACCCGAACCCACCTGAAGGACTTTTTCCCCTGTTTTTAAATGCAGGCACGTAATCATGAGTTCTTTTATTTTTTCGTCAAAGTACAGGCCCTGCGGCGTCATTATCCATTTTTCATACTGGTCGGTTAAATTGCGCGTTACAGCCACTTTTATTTTTCTCCTTTATTCCGCAAAATCTTTTCTGTAAAGTTCCGAATATTCCGGCCCGTCGGGATTTAAATCGCTTTTATACAACACCACACAGCCCGCAGTTGATGTGCCGCTTATTTTAATTTCACCCTGAATTTTGGTAATGTCCGCCATTTTTCTGCTTCTTGCCACTGTGATGTGCGGGATATATTCCTGCTTTTCCCCGGCATATGCCATTGCACGCAGCTCTTTTTCCAGAATTTTAAAAATTGCCGATATAGCCGTCGCGCCTTCCCCGCAGTTTAACCATACAACAGACGCTTTGTCCGGCGAAGGAAAAGCTGATATGACCGCCGGTTTTATCACAAACGGCTTTATGCCTTCACAGCTTTTATCTATAATTTCTTTTATTTGATCCAGTTTTCTTTCCGGGGTATTGCCGATAAATTTTAACGTGACATGAAGGTGGTCCGGCTTTACAACCTTAATACCTTCAATCTGTTTTAACACGCCTTCAAAAGATCCTATTTCTTCCTTTAATTCCTGCTGCAGCGGGATTCCGATAAAAATCCGCACTAAAGCCGGTGCTGCTTTTTTTAATTTCCCTTTGCCCAATTTATCACATCCCTCATTCCTTCTTCAAACGCTATTTCAGGTTTCCACTTAAGAAGTTTCGCCGCCTTGGAAATGTCCGCCTGCATATGCCGCTGATCTCCCGGCCTTGCGTCAAAATATTTCACGGAATACTTTTTCGGGTCATGCCCGAATATTTTTATTATGTACTTTACAAGTTCATTGACAGACACCCTGATGCCGGAACCAAGGTTAAAAACCTCTCCGTAGGATTTGGGGTTGTCAATCGCGCCTATCCACGCCCTGCAGACGTCTTTTATGTGCACGTAATCGCGCGACTGCTTTCCGTCGCCAAAAATCTTTACCTGTTCATTCCTTAGGACATTGCCGATAAAAATAGAAACCACTCCCTGATACGGGTTGGTTAAAGACTGCCTGCGGCCGTACACATTAAACATGCGGAAAGCTGTGGCATTGAATTTAAACGGCAGGTCATTTCTTAACCCGGTGGCAAGCACGTACCTTTCGCCGGAATATTTTGTAATACCGTAATAGGCAATTGGCCTTGTAGCCATGGTCTCTTTTACCGGTATCGCGTCAGGAATACCGTAAGAGGTCATTGAAGACGCGTAAAGAAAGCGCGCGGTTTTGTGTTTTATTGCCGCGTTTATCATATTCACCGTGCCTAAAGTATTTGTCATAAGGTCTGTTGCCGGGTCATCAAAAGATTTAATAGTGGACGCGCACCCGGCTATGTGAATAACGGCATGAATTTTATCCTTAAAACACTTTTCTATGTCAGATGGATTTTTTACGTCACCCTTTATGAATTTCGCCTTTGGACTTATATAACTTTTATCCCCTGTGGAAAGGTTGTCAAATACGGTAACGCTGTACCCTTTATTAATAAGTTCATCCGTCATATTGGAACCGATAAAACCCGCCCCGCCTGTCACTAAAATTCTTTTATTTGCCATATTCCCTCCGTTTTTAAATAATCCCCATCCTAAGTTTCCACACAATAACCGCGGCTTCCATTATTACACCGTGTGACATTTTAGAGCTTCCTGAATGGCGGTCAACAAATATGATAGGCGTTTCCTTTATCTTAAACCCTTTTTTCCACGCCTTGTAATGCATCTCTATCTGAAAAGCGTACCCGTCTGAATGTATTTTATTCAGGTCAATGGATTCCAGCACTTCCCTTTTAAAACATTTAAACCCGCTTGTGCAGTCGGTTAACGGAAGCCCTGTAATTGTACGCGCGTACCATCCCGCGAATTTGGATAACATAAGCCTTCTTATGGGCCAGTTAACCACGCTTACACCATTTATATAGCGCGACCCTATCACAAGGTCGCTGCCTTTTATTTCTTCAAGAAAATTTTTAAGGTACTGCGGATCATGGGAAAAATCCGCGTCCATTTCAAAAATATAATCGTATTTGTGCTTTAACGCGTACTTAAAACCTTCCACATACGCGGTGCCAAGCCCTAATTTGCCTTTGCGTTCAATAAGTTTTACGGCGCTGTCTTTTTTTGCCAGAGAACCCACGGCTTTGCCCGTGCCGTCAGGCGACGCGTCATCCACCACAAGAATGTGAACGCCTTTAACCGCTTTTTTTACCAGCGGAATCAGTTTTAATATATTCTCTTTTTCGTTATACGTGGGAATCACTATTAACGCCTTCATTTTAACCATCCTGCTTTTTATTTTATTCTATATTAATATATTATGCCACTTTGGCTTTTTTTATAAAGGGTTATTTGCAGCCGTTAAATCCGCCGTACTTTAACCTTTAATTTTTTCAAAAAATATTTTTGTTAAAAGTATAATCCATACAGTATATGGAATCAGCGACAGAAATGAAAAAGCCATTCCCACCGCGCCAAAG contains these protein-coding regions:
- a CDS encoding RNA 2',3'-cyclic phosphodiesterase, with product MGKGKLKKAAPALVRIFIGIPLQQELKEEIGSFEGVLKQIEGIKVVKPDHLHVTLKFIGNTPERKLDQIKEIIDKSCEGIKPFVIKPAVISAFPSPDKASVVWLNCGEGATAISAIFKILEKELRAMAYAGEKQEYIPHITVARSRKMADITKIQGEIKISGTSTAGCVVLYKSDLNPDGPEYSELYRKDFAE
- a CDS encoding UDP-glucose 4-epimerase, whose protein sequence is MANKRILVTGGAGFIGSNMTDELINKGYSVTVFDNLSTGDKSYISPKAKFIKGDVKNPSDIEKCFKDKIHAVIHIAGCASTIKSFDDPATDLMTNTLGTVNMINAAIKHKTARFLYASSMTSYGIPDAIPVKETMATRPIAYYGITKYSGERYVLATGLRNDLPFKFNATAFRMFNVYGRRQSLTNPYQGVVSIFIGNVLRNEQVKIFGDGKQSRDYVHIKDVCRAWIGAIDNPKSYGEVFNLGSGIRVSVNELVKYIIKIFGHDPKKYSVKYFDARPGDQRHMQADISKAAKLLKWKPEIAFEEGMRDVINWAKGN
- a CDS encoding dolichyl-phosphate beta-D-mannosyltransferase, producing MKALIVIPTYNEKENILKLIPLVKKAVKGVHILVVDDASPDGTGKAVGSLAKKDSAVKLIERKGKLGLGTAYVEGFKYALKHKYDYIFEMDADFSHDPQYLKNFLEEIKGSDLVIGSRYINGVSVVNWPIRRLMLSKFAGWYARTITGLPLTDCTSGFKCFKREVLESIDLNKIHSDGYAFQIEMHYKAWKKGFKIKETPIIFVDRHSGSSKMSHGVIMEAAVIVWKLRMGII
- a CDS encoding ATP-dependent DNA helicase PcrA, with translation MELRELLNEEQVQAVMHKEGPLLILAGAGSGKTRVITYRLAWLLSEHNVSPENILCVTFTNKAAQEMKSRARKVAGKKVDKVWMSTFHSFGVRVLRLHAELLGYDKNFTIYDQEDRERLLKECMHDAKVSDKEMKVYDCMRYIQDAKNSLITPAEYMNDYGTEYEKGMVARIYEIYEKRLKRNNSMDFDDLIWKPLDLFNNNPAVLEKYREQFQYIMIDEYQDINHAQYMLISMMASKYKNICVVGDDDQSIYRFRGADITNILNFEEDYPDAKVIRLERNYRSTQTILKAAHKVIQNNSDRKEKEMWTDNDKGEKIIFYYVDDEVMEGEAILNEIDKLMRLHGADLKDIAIFYRTNAQSRSIEDRLRRAGLPYKLVGGFSFYGRMEIKDMLSYMRIIANPRDVISFKRIVNVPPRGISDTTVEKVEQFAFQNDITLLEALGRTQETENIKPMVKQSCSQLHALLTGLAINRNNMKLRDLMAEILTGTGYISFWENDQNPKAKERIENVKELVSAVAEFEEEKKDATLEDFLSQVALISEVDKLDENADAVTLMTIHSAKGLEFDNVFIAGMDEKIFPHKNCIEEEGGIEEERRLAYVGITRARKRLYLLSAISRRQFGARTLGAISRFINEIPEEYLHHKGRPPAKQLDEKLSGAVHDMGIDAQPNYEATDAEPAVMQLEPGDKVSHIKMGEGIITKIEPYGDDYRITVMFKKNGRKELSAKYAGLAKI